From the genome of Turicibacter faecis, one region includes:
- a CDS encoding MATE family efflux transporter, translated as MNKQQMLGEEKVTKLLFQFSVPAIIGMMVNVLYNIVDRMFIGNIPNVGGLALTGVGITMPIMTIILAFGMLVGLGASARISLKLGEHKRLEAEKHLGNAFTLILLISIFITVLGLFFMSPILKMFGASTETEEYAAQYMQIIFIGTIFNMLSFGLNHSIRSDGNPKLAMFSMLIGAGTNILLDPIFIFGLGMGVRGAALATIISQIASTMWILYYFTKGKSTIKISRESMKLEWSTVMSIFSIGMSPFSMQIAQSIVLILANNALKQYGGDLAIGAMTIVNSISMIFMMPLFGLNQGSQPIIGYNYGAKKYNRVKDAVKIPVIIATVIVTFGWLLIQFAPQMLIRIFSNDQELLGMAIEGTKIFLFMFPVLGFQVISSNYFQSIGQARISMFLSLLRQVILLIPCLLILPHIGNFGLMGVWLSGPVADGLASIITGIVFFSSIRKLHVVSSDNYTRDRVSSASEGA; from the coding sequence GTGAATAAACAACAAATGCTAGGGGAAGAGAAAGTAACTAAGTTGCTTTTCCAATTCTCGGTTCCTGCCATTATAGGGATGATGGTGAACGTCTTATATAATATTGTTGATCGAATGTTTATTGGAAATATACCGAATGTCGGAGGATTGGCTTTAACCGGTGTCGGAATTACGATGCCTATTATGACAATCATATTAGCTTTTGGGATGCTTGTAGGTCTTGGAGCAAGTGCGCGTATTTCTTTAAAGTTAGGAGAACATAAACGCCTAGAAGCCGAAAAACATTTGGGAAATGCCTTCACATTAATTCTACTGATCAGTATTTTCATTACTGTTTTAGGATTATTTTTTATGTCCCCGATTCTTAAAATGTTTGGGGCAAGTACTGAAACTGAGGAATATGCTGCTCAATACATGCAAATTATTTTTATAGGTACTATTTTTAATATGCTTAGCTTTGGATTAAATCATTCAATTCGTAGTGATGGCAATCCTAAACTGGCTATGTTTTCGATGTTAATAGGGGCTGGAACTAATATTTTATTAGATCCTATTTTTATTTTTGGACTTGGAATGGGGGTGCGTGGGGCCGCTTTAGCCACTATTATTTCTCAAATTGCTTCCACCATGTGGATTCTTTATTATTTTACTAAGGGAAAAAGTACTATTAAGATTTCACGTGAAAGTATGAAATTAGAATGGTCTACTGTAATGAGTATTTTTTCAATTGGAATGAGCCCTTTTTCTATGCAAATTGCTCAAAGTATTGTTTTAATATTAGCAAATAATGCTTTAAAGCAGTACGGTGGTGATTTAGCGATTGGGGCTATGACTATTGTAAATAGTATATCTATGATTTTTATGATGCCATTATTCGGTTTAAATCAGGGATCACAACCGATTATTGGGTATAATTATGGAGCTAAAAAGTATAATCGTGTTAAAGATGCAGTTAAAATTCCTGTCATCATTGCAACGGTTATTGTGACGTTTGGCTGGTTATTAATCCAGTTTGCTCCTCAGATGTTGATTAGAATCTTTAGTAATGATCAAGAGTTGTTAGGAATGGCCATTGAGGGTACAAAGATATTTTTATTTATGTTTCCTGTTCTTGGGTTCCAAGTTATTAGCTCTAATTATTTTCAATCCATTGGTCAGGCAAGAATTTCTATGTTTTTAAGTTTATTACGCCAAGTTATTTTATTAATTCCTTGCTTGCTTATTTTGCCTCATATTGGTAACTTTGGATTGATGGGGGTTTGGTTATCAGGTCCGGTTGCTGATGGATTGGCTTCTATTATTACAGGAATTGTTTTCTTCTCTTCAATTAGAAAGTTACATGTTGTTTCTTCAGATAATTATACTAGAGATAGAGTGTCTTCTGCATCAGAGGGGGCATGA
- a CDS encoding helix-turn-helix domain-containing protein produces MRDQTFSNLNGHYINFQQLTQKLKEIAHEKGMTQSELAEGITPREHLNKILNGKRNPSLILLYQLCNKLNVDIRLLIEQGYYVNYEQTSNYIHRMKQCITQGNFDRLEELVNFCSTIDDFKNGIAKQFLTYQKGIIQLKKYHNPSQALEYIEESLSTAFQKGYEGSSSSHFLTLEEKNINIDKAICLFQLGDTEQAINILVSIINNRLAIYENTETYHLLRAHFYLAKFYLETQQINFCLEVAKKGIDLAHCKFVYIYVGDLHALTSLAFHALQNDKEANFHYNKAQDFYRLLGSSQPFKSPKRDFISPIKKDPSPK; encoded by the coding sequence ATGAGGGATCAAACATTTTCAAATTTAAATGGACATTATATTAACTTCCAACAATTAACCCAAAAATTAAAAGAAATTGCCCATGAAAAGGGCATGACACAAAGTGAATTAGCCGAAGGGATTACCCCCCGAGAACATTTAAATAAAATACTCAATGGAAAGCGAAATCCGAGTTTAATTCTCCTTTATCAATTATGTAACAAATTAAACGTTGATATTCGCTTACTAATTGAACAGGGCTATTACGTTAATTACGAACAAACATCTAACTATATCCATCGTATGAAACAATGTATTACGCAAGGAAATTTTGATAGGTTAGAAGAGCTGGTTAATTTTTGTTCAACGATCGATGATTTTAAAAATGGGATTGCCAAACAATTTCTCACTTATCAAAAGGGAATCATCCAATTAAAAAAGTACCATAACCCTTCCCAGGCGCTCGAATATATAGAAGAGTCTCTATCCACAGCATTTCAAAAAGGATACGAGGGAAGTAGTTCATCCCATTTTCTAACGTTAGAAGAAAAAAATATAAACATTGATAAAGCCATTTGCCTTTTCCAATTAGGGGATACGGAACAAGCTATTAATATTTTAGTATCAATTATAAACAACAGGCTTGCCATCTATGAAAATACCGAAACCTATCATTTATTACGAGCACACTTCTATCTCGCAAAGTTTTATTTAGAAACTCAGCAAATTAATTTTTGCCTCGAGGTAGCTAAAAAAGGAATTGATTTGGCGCATTGCAAGTTTGTTTATATCTATGTAGGTGATTTACACGCTCTTACTTCCCTAGCCTTTCATGCACTACAAAATGATAAGGAAGCCAATTTTCACTATAATAAAGCACAAGACTTCTATCGTCTTCTCGGAAGTTCACAACCTTTTAAATCCCCTAAAAGGGATTTTATATCCCCCATCAAAAAAGATCCGTCTCCAAAATAA
- a CDS encoding queuosine precursor transporter: MTNELIALMFIIVNFSLVVLSYKLFGRKGLYAYIAMSVIAANIQVAKTITIFGITATLGNTMFSGIFLATDLLSEKYGKKAAMTAVFIGFFMQLSFLVVTQFSLWFAPDASDWAQPHMEGLFSLALPVFTIAGLSSFIVSQNVDVFIFHIIKAKFPEDKWLWLRNNGSTLISQFIDTLLFTAIVVAFGLWTVGDSIEIFIVTYLFKVILSISDTPFVYLLKKVNPLDL; this comes from the coding sequence ATGACAAATGAATTAATTGCTCTAATGTTTATTATCGTAAATTTTAGCTTAGTGGTTTTAAGCTATAAACTCTTTGGGCGGAAGGGATTGTACGCATACATTGCAATGAGTGTAATTGCGGCTAATATTCAAGTCGCGAAGACAATTACCATTTTTGGAATTACGGCAACACTAGGTAATACAATGTTTAGTGGAATCTTTTTAGCGACCGATTTACTGAGTGAAAAGTATGGAAAAAAGGCAGCGATGACGGCCGTATTTATCGGCTTTTTTATGCAATTATCTTTTTTAGTGGTGACCCAGTTTTCTCTATGGTTTGCTCCGGATGCTTCTGATTGGGCTCAACCGCATATGGAGGGATTATTTTCTTTAGCATTACCCGTATTCACAATTGCAGGGCTGAGTTCATTTATTGTTTCACAAAATGTGGATGTGTTTATTTTTCATATTATTAAGGCAAAGTTTCCAGAAGATAAATGGTTATGGTTACGTAATAATGGGAGTACGTTAATCAGTCAATTTATCGATACATTATTATTTACGGCAATTGTAGTGGCCTTTGGTTTATGGACAGTGGGGGATTCGATTGAAATTTTTATCGTTACCTACTTATTTAAAGTTATTTTAAGTATTTCAGATACTCCGTTTGTCTATTTATTAAAAAAGGTTAATCCACTTGATTTATAA
- a CDS encoding radical SAM protein yields MERYNIITEKFPREIVLLKSKPCSYGKCAFCDYIDDNSTNVAKINQVNQEVLANVKGIYNTLEVINSGNIFDLPKDSLALVKETVEIHQFDKLFAEAHWIFRNHLTKMRNRLDVDIMFKTGVETFDYDFREKVLKKGAPFQSVDELKQYFDSPCIMVGVKGQTKDMIKRDIDIVLNQFNHATVNVYCENTTAIKPDPQLKEWFYNEYKWLDDIKHLEILWNNTDFGVGD; encoded by the coding sequence ATGGAAAGATATAATATTATAACGGAAAAGTTTCCTAGAGAAATTGTTCTTCTAAAAAGTAAGCCTTGTTCATATGGTAAATGTGCCTTTTGTGATTACATCGATGATAATTCCACTAATGTGGCTAAAATCAACCAAGTAAATCAAGAAGTATTAGCCAATGTTAAAGGTATTTATAATACGTTAGAAGTAATCAATTCTGGAAATATATTCGATTTACCTAAAGATTCTTTGGCGCTAGTAAAAGAAACAGTAGAGATTCATCAATTTGATAAGTTATTTGCAGAGGCCCACTGGATATTTCGTAATCATCTAACGAAAATGCGAAATCGGCTCGATGTAGATATAATGTTTAAAACTGGGGTCGAAACATTTGATTACGATTTTCGCGAAAAAGTTCTAAAAAAAGGGGCCCCTTTTCAAAGTGTTGATGAGTTAAAGCAATATTTTGATTCCCCTTGTATCATGGTAGGTGTTAAAGGTCAAACAAAAGATATGATAAAACGAGATATAGACATCGTCCTTAATCAATTTAATCATGCAACAGTAAATGTCTACTGTGAAAATACAACGGCCATCAAACCTGATCCTCAATTAAAGGAATGGTTTTACAACGAGTACAAATGGCTCGATGATATCAAACATCTCGAAATCTTATGGAACAATACCGATTTTGGAGTTGGCGACTAA
- a CDS encoding YfhO family protein: protein MVRCDSVFKGTIGLRKIVQFITIIFLVIFVGLVFTGGPMDIIGGQYVENYLSIYTNAHVLLSRSEIPMWSSNFFLGGNFLGAQNVYSIFNPFFLITLFFQSTMLPKLYFPLLFLKTILSAGALFFYMKETGWFKPYTIIIACILYLFNGWYLSNLTEFVTIELLFFVPLVLYGVEKLIRLGKKRYFVAFFSLLLISHFTFTLLFLGFLIGYIIIRLYMSKTDIRDRTRHLLQAFGLIIGGNMIVILPLFLALNAVSIELQEGMTLSSLLLFCIKGLFPPLNDRFTESLNIFSVDVSIVALYQSVIVMLMLPQAIKGMRKEVRRIVLFSYSVTLFIVFVTQSLELVNITSLAPLNTNVLSILLILFNSLLAAYSFNHPLQLDTRLLRKTSSVLKVGLISLLAVILIFEVRLGGEESLSPFLSEIGRGFTLLSPYFMLGLAMILLINAYTFIMINLFKRDLKVGLHLTILILTVECVSVAYIYFATDMDKSYFASHYIKDNDSIGNKTYAVADYLQTMDSDFYRIINSYEVQYNEPLYQNYNGFSIANPYLIVSSQDVSWMLDRKVEESLSISPTDYMLTTALSAKYYFTPDYETQLPGYEYYDRIEGITIFKNNYFLPVGTSSPFYMLKSDFNQLSRAQQHYVFLKAIILDDEEFANRYHLERLDINDIEKNPGEIQYFDAAAIRQQLGVENVRYSQNRIMHDYVISEPKLITYTIPYNKGWKAYANGKQIPLYEVNNGFIGIGLLEGGTYEVELIYSSPGVIIGCVLSGITILIILSTFSYRYSRRLKIVSN, encoded by the coding sequence ATGGTTAGGTGTGATAGTGTGTTTAAAGGTACTATAGGTTTAAGAAAAATAGTGCAGTTCATTACAATTATTTTTTTAGTTATATTTGTTGGTCTTGTTTTTACTGGGGGGCCTATGGATATTATAGGGGGGCAATATGTTGAAAATTATTTATCTATTTATACGAACGCCCATGTCTTATTATCCCGATCAGAAATTCCGATGTGGTCTTCTAATTTCTTTTTAGGTGGAAATTTTTTAGGGGCACAAAATGTATATTCTATTTTTAATCCCTTTTTTTTAATTACCTTATTTTTTCAGAGTACGATGCTACCTAAACTTTATTTTCCTCTATTATTTTTAAAAACCATTTTGTCCGCAGGGGCATTATTCTTTTACATGAAGGAGACAGGCTGGTTTAAACCCTATACGATTATAATTGCATGCATTTTGTATTTATTTAATGGATGGTATTTGAGTAATTTGACTGAATTTGTGACCATAGAATTATTGTTTTTTGTCCCATTAGTCCTATATGGAGTGGAAAAGTTAATTAGACTCGGGAAAAAAAGATATTTTGTTGCGTTCTTTTCGCTATTGTTAATTTCCCATTTTACATTTACACTTCTTTTTTTAGGTTTTTTAATCGGATATATTATCATCCGCTTGTATATGAGTAAGACAGATATTAGGGATCGGACAAGGCACCTTCTTCAGGCATTTGGTTTAATTATAGGGGGGAATATGATTGTAATTTTACCTCTTTTTCTCGCGTTAAATGCCGTATCCATTGAGTTGCAGGAGGGAATGACGCTCTCATCTTTATTGTTATTTTGTATTAAAGGGTTATTTCCTCCGCTCAATGATCGTTTTACTGAATCGTTAAATATTTTTTCGGTGGATGTAAGTATTGTAGCGTTGTACCAGTCAGTAATCGTTATGTTAATGTTGCCTCAAGCAATAAAGGGGATGCGAAAAGAGGTAAGAAGAATAGTACTTTTTTCTTATAGTGTGACTTTGTTTATCGTGTTTGTTACCCAGTCATTGGAGCTAGTTAATATAACTTCTTTGGCGCCTTTAAATACCAATGTTCTCTCAATTTTATTGATTTTATTTAATTCATTATTAGCGGCTTATTCTTTTAATCATCCACTGCAGTTAGATACTCGATTATTAAGAAAGACCTCTTCGGTTCTAAAAGTCGGGTTGATCAGCCTTTTAGCAGTTATTCTTATTTTTGAAGTCCGCTTAGGTGGGGAAGAGAGTTTAAGTCCCTTTCTATCTGAGATAGGGAGAGGGTTTACGTTGTTATCCCCATATTTTATGTTGGGTCTAGCCATGATATTATTGATTAACGCCTATACGTTTATTATGATAAATTTATTTAAAAGAGATTTAAAGGTAGGGCTTCATTTGACTATCCTTATTTTAACTGTAGAGTGTGTTTCGGTGGCCTATATTTACTTTGCCACGGATATGGATAAATCCTATTTTGCGAGTCATTATATAAAGGATAATGATTCGATTGGGAATAAAACCTACGCAGTGGCAGACTATCTTCAAACAATGGACTCTGATTTTTATCGAATTATTAATAGCTATGAAGTGCAGTATAATGAACCGCTATATCAAAATTATAATGGCTTTTCAATCGCTAATCCTTATTTAATTGTGTCTTCCCAAGATGTTTCATGGATGTTAGATAGAAAAGTTGAGGAAAGTTTATCTATCTCTCCGACGGACTATATGTTAACAACCGCTCTGTCCGCTAAGTATTACTTTACCCCTGATTATGAGACGCAACTTCCAGGTTATGAATATTATGATCGGATTGAGGGGATTACGATATTTAAAAACAATTATTTCTTGCCGGTGGGAACAAGTAGTCCATTTTATATGCTTAAATCTGATTTTAATCAGTTAAGCCGAGCACAACAACATTACGTGTTTTTAAAAGCGATTATTTTAGATGATGAGGAGTTTGCTAATCGTTATCACTTAGAACGACTGGATATTAATGATATAGAAAAGAATCCAGGGGAAATTCAATATTTTGATGCCGCTGCTATTCGTCAACAACTAGGTGTAGAGAATGTACGATATAGTCAAAATAGAATCATGCATGATTACGTGATAAGTGAGCCTAAATTAATAACGTATACGATCCCATATAATAAAGGATGGAAAGCTTATGCAAATGGTAAACAAATTCCCTTGTATGAGGTTAATAACGGATTTATAGGAATAGGATTGTTAGAAGGTGGCACTTATGAAGTGGAATTGATCTATTCTTCACCAGGGGTTATAATCGGGTGTGTTTTATCGGGGATAACTATCTTGATTATCTTATCGACGTTTTCTTATCGATATAGTCGTCGTTTAAAAATTGTCTCGAATTAA
- a CDS encoding alpha/beta fold hydrolase codes for MFIKIDDVKVYYEVEGQGHPILLLHGWGQSVAAFKPVFDYLKNNFQVYSLDFPGFGQSDEPKTVWSIYDYADMVEKFVEKLGIVHPTIFGHSFGGRVAIIYAGRKNDLNKLVLIDSAGVKPKRGLDYYTRVYTYKLGKKVLGLPGLRAYKEKMMENAGSSDYKNSTPMMRQIMSKVVNEDLQHLMPSIEAETLLVWGELDDATPLSDAKIMERKIPGAGLVVFNGAGHYSYLDCLGQFLRVMDVFLEKERGE; via the coding sequence GTGTTCATTAAGATAGATGATGTGAAGGTTTATTATGAGGTGGAAGGACAAGGGCATCCGATTTTACTATTACACGGTTGGGGGCAAAGTGTTGCGGCGTTTAAACCTGTGTTCGATTATTTAAAAAATAATTTTCAGGTATATAGTTTAGATTTTCCGGGATTTGGTCAAAGTGATGAACCGAAAACGGTATGGTCAATTTATGATTATGCGGATATGGTAGAAAAATTTGTTGAAAAGTTGGGGATTGTTCATCCGACTATTTTTGGACATTCTTTTGGGGGACGAGTTGCTATTATTTATGCTGGGCGCAAAAATGATTTAAACAAACTGGTTTTAATCGATAGTGCTGGGGTTAAACCTAAACGTGGATTAGATTATTATACCCGAGTATACACATATAAATTAGGTAAAAAAGTTTTAGGATTACCTGGTCTACGAGCATATAAAGAAAAAATGATGGAGAATGCAGGTTCATCAGATTATAAAAACTCGACCCCGATGATGCGACAAATTATGAGTAAGGTTGTAAACGAAGATTTGCAACATCTTATGCCTTCGATTGAAGCTGAGACATTACTCGTGTGGGGGGAGTTAGATGATGCGACACCTCTAAGCGATGCTAAAATAATGGAGCGAAAAATTCCCGGGGCAGGATTAGTTGTTTTTAACGGAGCGGGTCACTATTCATACTTGGATTGTCTTGGTCAATTTTTACGTGTCATGGATGTATTTTTAGAGAAAGAGAGAGGTGAATAA